A region from the Phycisphaerales bacterium genome encodes:
- the moaC gene encoding cyclic pyranopterin monophosphate synthase MoaC codes for MPDPAPRTASPHTPLSHLDANGQTRMVDVAEKPITAREATAEAFVRCSEPLLRAIRENTLKKGSLIDTARLAGIMAAKRTDELIPLCHTLPLDHIDVCIDMLTDRLWIRATARTTARTGVEMEALTAVTVAALTAIDMGKAIDKAMIIEGVRITSKKGGRSGEYVAPSTTPTTPHEVRNA; via the coding sequence ATGCCCGACCCCGCACCACGCACAGCCTCACCACACACGCCACTCTCGCACCTCGACGCGAACGGCCAGACCCGCATGGTCGACGTCGCCGAAAAACCCATCACCGCGCGCGAGGCCACCGCCGAGGCCTTCGTCCGCTGCTCCGAGCCGCTCCTCCGCGCCATCCGCGAGAACACCCTGAAGAAGGGCAGCCTCATCGACACTGCCCGTCTCGCCGGCATCATGGCCGCCAAGCGCACCGACGAACTCATCCCCCTCTGCCACACCCTCCCCCTCGACCACATCGACGTTTGCATCGACATGCTCACCGATCGCCTCTGGATCCGCGCCACCGCGCGAACCACCGCCCGCACCGGCGTCGAGATGGAAGCCCTCACCGCCGTCACCGTCGCCGCTCTCACCGCCATCGACATGGGCAAGGCCATCGACAAGGCGATGATCATCGAGGGCGTGCGCATCACCTCAAAGAAAGGTGGGCGCAGCGGCGAGTATGTCGCCCCATCAACCACTCCCACCACACCGCACGAAGTGAGGAACGCGTAA
- the groL gene encoding chaperonin GroEL (60 kDa chaperone family; promotes refolding of misfolded polypeptides especially under stressful conditions; forms two stacked rings of heptamers to form a barrel-shaped 14mer; ends can be capped by GroES; misfolded proteins enter the barrel where they are refolded when GroES binds) encodes MPAKELVFDIEARQALLAGVEKLAKAVKATLGPRGRNAVLDKSWGGPTVTKDGVSVAEEIELANKAENMGAKLVKEAASKTSDEAGDGTTTATVLAEALFREGLRHIAAGVDANALVRGMKSAVEVAAKSIDDMATPIKGKADIQNVATISANNDPEIGKIMADAFEKVGKDGVITVEEGKGLDTQIEVVEGMQFDRGFLSANFVTDPDAMRVELEKCLVLIHEDKIESVQKLIPILEQVMKAKKPLLIIAEDVTGEALSTLVINKLRGTLNVAAVKAPGYGDRRKAMLEDLAILTGATAVMKDLGFELDKVEIKHLGLAKKIEIDADNTTVIEGAGETKAIQARIAQIRSEIERTTSDYDREKLQERLAKLAGGVAQVKVGAASEAELKEKKARIEDALHATRAAVAEGIVPGGGVSFIQARKAIAEMKEYKKVFGKASDDHDDKTAEDVGRFAFDFAAGVRTVYTAMAVPLQTLADNAGAKGTVVVQKVSDGGTAKSKSNFGFNALTLEYGNLLEQGVITPAKVDRSALQNAASVASILLAADCIVTSKPEPKEASPAGGGMGGGMGGMGGMPGMGGMGGMGGMGF; translated from the coding sequence ATGCCCGCCAAGGAACTCGTCTTTGACATCGAGGCTCGTCAGGCCCTGCTCGCCGGCGTGGAGAAACTCGCCAAGGCCGTGAAGGCCACGCTCGGGCCGCGCGGACGGAACGCGGTGCTCGACAAGTCGTGGGGCGGCCCGACGGTGACGAAGGACGGGGTCTCGGTCGCCGAGGAGATCGAGCTGGCGAACAAGGCCGAGAACATGGGCGCGAAACTTGTGAAGGAAGCGGCGAGCAAGACGAGCGACGAGGCCGGCGACGGCACGACGACGGCGACGGTCCTGGCCGAGGCGCTCTTCCGCGAGGGTCTTCGTCACATCGCCGCGGGCGTTGATGCGAACGCGCTGGTTCGTGGGATGAAGAGCGCGGTCGAGGTGGCGGCAAAGTCGATCGACGACATGGCAACGCCGATCAAGGGCAAGGCGGACATCCAGAACGTCGCGACGATCTCGGCGAACAACGACCCGGAGATCGGGAAGATCATGGCCGACGCGTTCGAGAAGGTCGGCAAGGACGGCGTGATCACGGTCGAGGAGGGCAAGGGCCTCGACACGCAGATCGAGGTCGTCGAGGGCATGCAGTTCGACCGCGGGTTCCTGTCGGCGAACTTCGTGACCGATCCGGACGCGATGCGGGTGGAGCTCGAAAAATGCCTCGTGCTCATCCACGAGGACAAGATCGAGAGCGTGCAGAAACTGATCCCGATCCTCGAGCAAGTGATGAAGGCGAAGAAGCCGCTGCTCATCATCGCCGAGGACGTGACGGGCGAGGCGCTCTCGACGCTGGTGATCAACAAGTTGCGTGGCACGCTGAACGTCGCCGCGGTCAAGGCGCCGGGGTATGGCGATCGTCGCAAGGCGATGCTCGAGGACCTCGCGATCCTGACAGGCGCGACGGCGGTCATGAAGGACCTGGGCTTCGAACTCGACAAGGTCGAGATCAAGCACCTGGGCCTGGCGAAGAAGATCGAGATCGACGCGGACAACACGACCGTGATCGAGGGCGCGGGCGAGACCAAGGCCATCCAGGCGCGTATCGCCCAGATCCGCAGCGAGATCGAGCGGACCACCAGCGACTATGACCGCGAGAAACTCCAGGAGCGTCTGGCGAAACTCGCGGGCGGCGTGGCGCAGGTGAAGGTCGGCGCGGCGTCTGAGGCCGAACTCAAGGAGAAGAAGGCCCGCATCGAGGACGCGCTCCACGCGACGCGTGCCGCGGTGGCCGAGGGCATCGTTCCCGGCGGCGGGGTCTCGTTCATCCAGGCGCGCAAGGCGATCGCCGAGATGAAGGAGTACAAGAAGGTCTTCGGGAAGGCGAGCGACGACCACGACGACAAGACCGCCGAGGATGTCGGTCGTTTCGCGTTCGACTTTGCCGCGGGCGTTCGCACGGTGTACACCGCGATGGCCGTTCCGCTCCAGACGCTCGCCGATAACGCGGGCGCAAAGGGAACGGTCGTCGTGCAGAAGGTCTCCGACGGCGGGACCGCGAAGTCGAAGAGCAACTTCGGCTTCAACGCGTTGACGCTGGAGTATGGCAATCTGCTGGAGCAGGGTGTGATCACGCCGGCGAAGGTCGATCGCTCGGCGCTGCAGAACGCGGCGAGCGTGGCGAGCATTCTTCTGGCGGCGGACTGCATCGTGACGAGCAAGCCCGAGCCCAAGGAGGCCTCGCCCGCTGGTGGCGGCATGGGCGGCGGGATGGGTGGCATGGGCGGCATGCCGGGCATGGGTGGAATGGGCGGCATGGGAGGGATGGGGTTCTAA
- the dnaJ gene encoding molecular chaperone DnaJ has protein sequence MPTTRDYYEILSVERTADGEEIKRAYRRMAMKYHPDRNPGDAEAEKNFKDSAEAYEVLSDEEKRKIYDQYGHEGLKGRGGPATHDFSRMNVSDIFDMFNDIFAGGGFAGGGGGGRQGRRGPARGYDLETEVSIELKDVLSGAERDVEFTRLDVCESCTGSGAKPGSEPIKCPTCGGQGRVTQAGLGGMFRMVTTCPACAGRGKVIKDFCDSCRGKGRTPKKRSLSVKIPAGIHSGQAIRVPSEGEPPPPEVSPDGSGVRGDLHVLVRVEEHDLYHRDGDNLILEMPISFTQAALGAKLDAPGIDGPAAIEIPHGTQFGKVFTAPGKGLPNLRTGKRGDLLVAVKIETPQKLSSQQEKLLREFAQTEDAKVNPESSGFWKSVKDLLS, from the coding sequence ATGCCCACCACACGCGACTATTACGAGATCCTCTCCGTCGAGCGCACGGCCGACGGCGAGGAGATCAAGCGCGCGTACCGGCGCATGGCGATGAAGTACCACCCGGACCGCAACCCGGGCGATGCCGAGGCCGAGAAGAACTTCAAGGATTCCGCCGAGGCGTATGAGGTCCTCTCCGACGAGGAGAAGCGGAAGATCTATGACCAGTACGGGCACGAGGGGCTGAAGGGGCGCGGCGGGCCCGCGACACACGACTTCTCACGCATGAACGTGTCGGACATCTTCGACATGTTCAACGACATCTTCGCCGGTGGTGGCTTCGCGGGCGGCGGTGGGGGGGGGCGGCAGGGTCGGCGCGGGCCGGCGCGTGGCTATGACCTGGAGACCGAGGTCTCCATCGAACTCAAGGACGTGCTCAGCGGGGCCGAGCGCGATGTCGAGTTCACGCGGCTTGATGTCTGCGAGTCGTGCACGGGCTCGGGCGCGAAGCCCGGTTCCGAGCCGATCAAGTGCCCGACGTGCGGCGGGCAGGGTCGCGTGACGCAGGCCGGGCTCGGCGGGATGTTCCGCATGGTGACGACGTGTCCCGCGTGCGCGGGGCGTGGGAAGGTCATCAAGGATTTCTGTGATTCCTGCCGCGGCAAGGGGCGCACGCCGAAGAAGCGATCGCTGAGCGTGAAGATCCCCGCGGGGATCCACTCGGGTCAGGCGATCCGCGTGCCGAGTGAGGGCGAGCCGCCGCCGCCGGAGGTCTCGCCGGATGGCTCTGGCGTGCGTGGCGATCTCCACGTCCTCGTCCGTGTCGAAGAGCACGATCTGTACCACCGCGATGGCGACAACCTGATCCTCGAGATGCCCATCAGTTTCACGCAGGCCGCCCTGGGGGCCAAACTCGATGCGCCGGGGATCGATGGTCCCGCCGCCATCGAGATCCCGCATGGCACCCAGTTCGGCAAGGTCTTCACGGCCCCTGGGAAGGGCCTGCCGAACCTTCGGACGGGCAAGCGGGGCGACCTGCTGGTGGCTGTCAAGATCGAGACGCCTCAGAAACTCTCCTCGCAGCAGGAAAAACTCCTCCGCGAGTTTGCCCAGACGGAGGACGCGAAAGTGAACCCCGAGAGTTCCGGCTTCTGGAAGTCGGTCAAAGATCTGTTATCCTGA
- a CDS encoding enoyl-CoA hydratase/isomerase family protein — translation MNEKTNHSLTGLTSASGVSTLTLNREAARNALSIDLLESLHARVDSLERSKDKVVVITGAGKAFCAGMDLKAVLSDTAAAHRLLSLLGELCIKIRALPQVTLACVNGAAIGGGCGLACVCDLAITHADSKLGFPEVDLGVCPAVVAPWLVRKIGPGRARKVLLSGGLMSGAEAHAIGMVDAVAASREALAGEASRMAERIATGGAMALQATKSLLNTLDDSLDHDLAREGAALSARVLATPEAQAMLRAKMSS, via the coding sequence ATGAACGAAAAGACGAATCACTCGTTGACAGGGCTCACGTCGGCGAGCGGGGTCTCGACGCTCACGCTGAACCGCGAGGCGGCGCGGAACGCGCTCTCGATCGACTTGCTCGAATCGCTGCACGCACGTGTGGACTCACTCGAGCGTTCCAAGGACAAGGTCGTCGTGATCACGGGGGCCGGGAAGGCGTTCTGCGCGGGGATGGATCTCAAGGCGGTGCTCTCGGACACTGCGGCGGCGCATCGATTGCTTTCGCTGCTGGGCGAGTTGTGCATCAAGATCCGGGCGTTGCCCCAGGTGACGCTGGCGTGTGTGAATGGCGCGGCGATCGGTGGCGGGTGCGGTCTGGCGTGCGTGTGCGATCTTGCGATCACGCACGCGGATAGCAAGTTGGGGTTCCCGGAGGTTGATCTTGGTGTGTGCCCCGCGGTGGTGGCGCCGTGGCTGGTGCGGAAGATCGGGCCGGGGAGGGCGCGGAAGGTGCTGCTCTCGGGCGGGCTGATGTCTGGGGCCGAGGCACACGCGATCGGGATGGTGGACGCGGTGGCAGCGTCGCGTGAGGCGCTTGCGGGCGAGGCGTCGAGAATGGCGGAGCGGATCGCGACAGGTGGGGCGATGGCGCTCCAGGCGACCAAGTCGCTGCTCAACACGCTGGATGACTCGCTGGATCACGACCTCGCGCGAGAGGGGGCGGCGTTGTCGGCGAGGGTGCTGGCGACGCCCGAGGCGCAGGCGATGCTCAGGGCGAAGATGTCGTCGTGA
- the queG gene encoding tRNA epoxyqueuosine(34) reductase QueG, translating to MKPARRLPKPKTLELTTPPPPGGEALSHFVLELCHRLGFAAVGVGPATPIPHADDLREWLTAGKHGEMRFMLDDLVVRLDPSRVLEGTKSMIMVADAYAHHAPNEQPASSPSHDSKPQRPRGVIARYAQGSDYHHTIKRRLRMLADTLRPHFPGHTFRSYADTAPIHEREVAAVLGLGWIGKHTLLINPNLGSYLLLGGIGTSLELPKPRDQHPFEDHCGSCTRCIDACPTKAITPYTVDARRCISYLTIEHESPIAEEFERPIGSWLAGCDICQDVCPHNSKHAARERDFHIQPEYSPRRDGFDLLEVLRWTERDRRNAFQTSALKRLTLAMMKRNALIALSNHIQSTGDRSLLGAFDDVAWRAAEPQSVRELASRLARRLRQD from the coding sequence ATGAAGCCCGCGCGGCGCCTGCCCAAGCCCAAGACACTCGAACTCACAACGCCCCCACCACCCGGCGGCGAAGCGCTCTCGCACTTTGTTCTCGAACTCTGCCATCGACTCGGCTTCGCCGCCGTGGGCGTGGGCCCCGCCACACCCATCCCCCACGCCGATGATCTCCGCGAATGGCTCACCGCCGGCAAGCATGGTGAGATGCGGTTCATGTTGGACGATCTCGTCGTCCGTCTCGATCCCTCCCGCGTGCTCGAGGGCACCAAGTCCATGATCATGGTCGCCGACGCGTACGCCCACCACGCGCCGAACGAACAACCCGCCTCTTCGCCATCACACGACTCCAAGCCACAACGCCCACGCGGGGTCATCGCCCGCTACGCCCAAGGCAGCGACTACCACCACACCATCAAGCGCCGTCTCCGCATGCTCGCCGACACCCTCCGCCCCCACTTTCCCGGGCACACCTTCCGCTCCTACGCCGACACCGCACCCATCCACGAACGCGAGGTCGCCGCCGTCCTCGGCCTCGGCTGGATCGGCAAGCACACCCTCCTCATCAACCCCAACCTCGGCAGTTACCTCCTCCTCGGCGGCATCGGCACCTCGCTCGAACTCCCCAAGCCCCGCGACCAACATCCATTCGAGGACCACTGCGGCTCGTGCACACGCTGCATCGACGCCTGCCCCACCAAGGCCATCACGCCCTACACGGTCGACGCCCGTCGCTGCATCAGTTACCTCACCATCGAGCACGAATCACCGATCGCCGAGGAGTTCGAACGCCCCATCGGCTCATGGCTCGCCGGGTGCGACATCTGCCAGGACGTCTGCCCGCACAACTCGAAGCACGCCGCACGAGAACGAGACTTCCATATCCAACCCGAGTACTCGCCTCGCCGCGATGGATTCGATCTCCTCGAAGTCCTCCGCTGGACCGAACGCGACCGCCGAAACGCCTTCCAGACCTCGGCCCTGAAGCGCCTCACGCTCGCCATGATGAAACGCAACGCGCTCATCGCCCTCTCGAACCACATCCAAAGCACCGGCGATCGCTCGCTGCTCGGCGCCTTCGACGACGTCGCCTGGCGCGCCGCAGAGCCGCAGAGCGTGCGCGAACTCGCCTCGCGACTCGCCCGCCGACTTCGCCAAGATTGA
- a CDS encoding VTT domain-containing protein, which translates to MQQFLDIFRDLPGFLDGFIASHGPWVYGLLFAIIFAETGLVVAPFLPGDSLLFTVGALCARGSMTLWIASVLLVVAAILGDAVNYHLGKWIGPRVFRNELTDTFWKRALNRKHLDRAHEFYEKYGGKAVILGRFIPIVRTFVPFVAGAGAMNYSKFVLYNISGAVLWIGVCIGAGYLFGNIPWVNANFEAVIIGIIVVSLIPVAVEWVLARRRDRATGSTP; encoded by the coding sequence ATGCAGCAGTTTCTCGACATCTTCCGCGATCTCCCCGGGTTTCTCGACGGGTTCATCGCCAGCCACGGACCTTGGGTCTATGGCCTGCTCTTCGCGATCATCTTCGCGGAGACGGGACTTGTCGTTGCACCGTTTCTCCCGGGCGACTCGCTGCTCTTCACGGTCGGGGCCTTGTGTGCTCGTGGTTCGATGACGCTGTGGATCGCGAGCGTCCTTCTGGTTGTGGCCGCGATTCTTGGCGACGCGGTCAACTATCACCTCGGCAAATGGATTGGGCCACGCGTCTTTCGCAACGAACTCACAGACACGTTCTGGAAGCGTGCGCTCAACCGCAAGCACCTGGATCGCGCCCACGAGTTCTACGAGAAGTATGGCGGCAAGGCCGTCATTCTCGGTCGATTCATTCCGATCGTTCGAACGTTTGTCCCCTTCGTCGCCGGGGCGGGTGCGATGAACTACTCGAAGTTTGTGCTGTACAACATCTCGGGTGCAGTCCTCTGGATCGGCGTGTGCATCGGGGCGGGCTACCTGTTTGGCAACATTCCATGGGTGAACGCGAACTTCGAGGCGGTCATCATCGGCATCATCGTCGTATCGCTGATTCCCGTAGCCGTCGAGTGGGTGCTCGCTCGTCGGCGTGATCGAGCTACGGGGTCCACGCCATGA
- a CDS encoding MogA/MoaB family molybdenum cofactor biosynthesis protein, with product MQAAVLTISDRCSRGEAVDLSGPALVERCREVLGADRVETACVPDEADLIEFRLRAWSTLDAGIDLILTTGGTGLAPRDVTPEAAMRVIQRPHSGLMELARSRSSAKTIRAYMSRGVAGACNSTLILTLPGSVKGCTEQFDAIAELLPHAVDTIRGDVTDDGRGQRA from the coding sequence ATCCAGGCCGCGGTCCTGACCATCAGCGATCGCTGCTCGCGAGGCGAGGCCGTCGATCTCTCCGGGCCGGCGCTCGTCGAACGATGCCGCGAGGTCCTGGGCGCCGATCGCGTCGAGACGGCCTGCGTCCCCGACGAGGCCGACCTCATCGAGTTCCGCCTCCGAGCCTGGTCCACCCTCGACGCCGGCATCGACCTCATCCTCACCACCGGCGGCACAGGCCTCGCCCCACGCGATGTCACGCCCGAGGCCGCCATGCGCGTCATCCAGCGCCCCCACAGCGGCCTCATGGAACTCGCCCGTTCCCGAAGCAGCGCCAAGACCATCCGAGCCTACATGTCCCGAGGCGTCGCCGGCGCGTGCAACTCCACGCTCATCCTCACCCTCCCCGGCTCGGTCAAAGGATGCACCGAACAGTTCGACGCCATCGCCGAACTCCTCCCCCACGCCGTCGATACGATCCGAGGCGACGTCACCGACGACGGCCGAGGCCAAAGGGCATGA
- the groL gene encoding chaperonin GroEL (60 kDa chaperone family; promotes refolding of misfolded polypeptides especially under stressful conditions; forms two stacked rings of heptamers to form a barrel-shaped 14mer; ends can be capped by GroES; misfolded proteins enter the barrel where they are refolded when GroES binds), producing MSTKQIMFHDAALLELKKGVDRLADAVKCTMGPSGRHVVIEKSYGGPSVTKDGVSVAKEVTLPEPFQSMGAKMVHEVAKKTADKAGDGTTAATVLAQAIFGEGLRHVAAGANPVLLHRGINAAATIAAEAIDQMAVKCKGKDDYKKVATVSANHDANVGELIAEAISKVGPEGVVEIEEGKTATTTLEYVEGMQFDKGYLSPYFMTNPKTAECVLEDCYILIYEKKISNLPDLLPLLNKIAMSSKPILLIAEEIENEALATLVVNRLRGTLRICAVKAPGFGDRRKAMLGDIAVLTGGTFISEDLGRSLESIELSELGRAKKIVVTKDDTTIIEGAGKKADIKARAEQIKAQHDKSTSDYDREKLQERLAKLTSGVAMISVGGATETVMKANKDLVDDAVKSTRAAAKEGYVAGGGVALLRTQEAIRAAAKKGRLSDDEKIGYEIVAMAVESPCRQIADNAGHDGDVVVERVKESKGAVGYNAATNEYVDLVMAGIIDAALVAKTALINAASVAGLMLTTDVLVTELKEDSKAATGATA from the coding sequence ATGTCCACGAAGCAAATTATGTTCCACGACGCCGCTCTCCTTGAACTGAAGAAGGGTGTTGATCGTCTTGCCGATGCCGTCAAGTGCACCATGGGCCCGAGCGGGCGCCATGTCGTCATCGAGAAGTCGTATGGCGGCCCGTCGGTCACCAAGGATGGCGTCTCGGTTGCGAAGGAGGTCACGCTCCCCGAGCCATTCCAAAGCATGGGCGCAAAGATGGTCCACGAGGTCGCGAAGAAGACCGCCGACAAGGCCGGCGACGGCACGACCGCCGCGACGGTGCTCGCCCAGGCGATCTTCGGCGAGGGCCTGCGCCATGTTGCCGCCGGCGCCAACCCGGTGCTCCTGCACCGCGGGATCAACGCCGCTGCCACCATCGCCGCGGAGGCGATCGACCAGATGGCCGTGAAGTGCAAGGGCAAGGACGATTACAAGAAGGTCGCCACTGTCTCGGCGAACCACGACGCGAATGTCGGCGAACTCATCGCCGAGGCGATCAGCAAGGTGGGGCCCGAGGGTGTCGTCGAGATCGAAGAGGGCAAGACCGCGACGACGACGCTGGAGTACGTCGAGGGCATGCAGTTCGACAAGGGCTACCTCTCGCCCTACTTCATGACCAATCCGAAGACCGCCGAGTGCGTGCTCGAGGATTGCTACATCCTGATCTATGAGAAGAAGATCAGCAATCTTCCCGATCTCCTGCCGCTGCTCAACAAGATCGCGATGTCGAGCAAGCCGATCCTCCTGATCGCCGAGGAGATCGAGAACGAGGCGCTCGCGACCCTCGTCGTGAATCGTCTCCGCGGCACGCTCCGCATCTGCGCCGTCAAGGCGCCGGGCTTTGGCGATCGTCGCAAGGCCATGCTCGGCGACATCGCCGTGCTCACCGGCGGCACGTTCATCAGCGAGGACCTCGGCCGCTCGCTCGAGAGCATCGAACTCTCCGAACTCGGCCGCGCCAAGAAGATCGTTGTCACCAAGGACGACACGACCATCATCGAGGGCGCCGGCAAGAAGGCCGACATCAAGGCCCGTGCCGAGCAGATCAAGGCCCAGCACGACAAGTCCACCAGCGATTACGACCGCGAGAAACTCCAGGAGCGTCTCGCGAAGTTGACGAGCGGCGTGGCGATGATCTCCGTCGGCGGCGCCACCGAGACCGTCATGAAGGCCAACAAGGACCTCGTCGACGACGCGGTGAAGTCCACCCGAGCGGCGGCCAAGGAGGGCTATGTCGCCGGTGGCGGCGTGGCGCTCCTCCGTACGCAGGAAGCCATCCGTGCCGCGGCGAAGAAGGGTCGTTTGAGCGATGACGAGAAGATCGGCTATGAGATCGTCGCGATGGCGGTGGAGTCACCGTGCCGCCAGATCGCCGACAATGCCGGGCACGATGGCGACGTCGTCGTTGAGCGTGTGAAGGAGTCCAAGGGTGCCGTCGGTTACAACGCGGCGACCAACGAGTATGTGGATCTCGTGATGGCGGGGATCATTGATGCGGCCCTGGTCGCGAAGACCGCGCTCATCAACGCCGCCAGCGTCGCGGGCCTCATGCTCACGACCGATGTGCTGGTGACCGAACTCAAGGAGGACTCGAAGGCGGCGACCGGCGCGACGGCATAG
- the groES gene encoding co-chaperone GroES, whose protein sequence is MAVKPLEDRVLVKPIEAESKTASGIYLPEASKEKPVRGEVVSTGPGKRLENGKRAEMSVKKGDTVVYGKYAGTEVEIKGTKHLILRESELLGVIEG, encoded by the coding sequence ATGGCCGTCAAACCACTCGAAGATCGCGTTCTCGTCAAGCCCATCGAAGCCGAGTCCAAGACCGCGTCGGGGATCTATCTCCCCGAGGCGTCGAAGGAGAAGCCCGTGCGCGGCGAGGTCGTCTCGACCGGTCCGGGCAAGCGCCTGGAGAACGGCAAGCGCGCCGAGATGAGCGTCAAGAAGGGCGACACGGTCGTCTATGGCAAGTACGCCGGGACCGAGGTTGAGATCAAAGGGACGAAACACCTGATCCTTCGCGAGAGCGAACTTCTCGGCGTCATCGAAGGCTGA
- a CDS encoding molybdopterin molybdotransferase MoeA, giving the protein MPDTIPNPPQLDHPNEAIAAFQGATRPVGVSQSPLGAAAGRVLARPILADRDSPPLTVSSMDGFAVRAAELSGQDVSLPIAVTCHIGRPCEILPKGSVARIVTGAPMPEGADTVVPKENAIESDHVFRLRPDAPPLVRDSFVRHRGENAKTGDKILTPGEPLMPANIAAAAAFGANTIDIHERVRVAVVITGDELATHDGTIEPWTIRDSNSATLTAMFSTLPWIEWVGVCRVADTLTAVRAGLENALESADAIIVTGGVSMGESDHVPAAIREINATTLFHRISQRPGKPMLGAVTSTGVPIFALPGNPVSVAVTSRRIVLPALAHRAGITRMPAPAAVSLDNPDHKSLHLVWHRPVRFTSAGHAELIPTQGSGDIVSIARSDGFIEIPMQTPSAAGPWPFYPWT; this is encoded by the coding sequence ATGCCCGACACGATCCCGAACCCGCCACAACTCGACCACCCCAACGAGGCCATCGCAGCCTTCCAAGGAGCGACTCGTCCGGTTGGTGTCTCGCAGAGCCCTCTCGGTGCCGCCGCTGGCCGGGTACTCGCCCGACCCATCCTCGCTGACCGCGACAGCCCGCCGCTCACTGTCTCGTCCATGGATGGCTTCGCCGTCCGTGCCGCGGAACTGTCGGGCCAGGATGTATCACTCCCGATTGCCGTCACTTGCCACATCGGCCGGCCGTGCGAGATCTTGCCCAAAGGCAGCGTCGCCCGCATCGTCACCGGCGCGCCCATGCCCGAAGGCGCCGACACGGTCGTCCCCAAAGAGAACGCGATCGAGAGCGATCACGTCTTCCGCCTTCGCCCCGACGCACCACCCCTCGTGCGCGACTCGTTCGTCCGCCATCGCGGCGAGAACGCGAAGACTGGCGACAAGATCCTGACCCCCGGCGAGCCCCTCATGCCCGCCAACATCGCCGCCGCCGCGGCCTTCGGCGCAAACACCATCGACATCCACGAAAGAGTCCGTGTCGCTGTCGTCATCACAGGCGACGAACTCGCGACCCACGACGGCACGATCGAGCCATGGACAATCCGCGATTCCAATAGCGCCACACTCACGGCCATGTTCTCGACGCTGCCCTGGATCGAGTGGGTCGGCGTGTGCCGCGTCGCCGACACGCTCACGGCCGTCCGTGCCGGGCTGGAGAACGCACTCGAGTCCGCCGACGCCATCATCGTGACCGGCGGCGTCTCCATGGGCGAGAGCGACCACGTCCCCGCAGCCATCCGCGAGATCAACGCGACCACGCTCTTCCATCGCATCTCCCAACGCCCCGGCAAGCCCATGCTCGGCGCCGTCACCTCGACCGGCGTGCCGATCTTCGCCCTCCCGGGCAACCCCGTCTCCGTCGCTGTTACCTCACGAAGAATCGTCCTCCCTGCCCTCGCGCACCGCGCCGGCATCACACGCATGCCCGCACCAGCCGCGGTCTCTCTCGACAACCCCGACCACAAATCCCTCCACCTCGTGTGGCATCGCCCCGTGCGCTTCACATCCGCAGGCCACGCCGAACTCATCCCCACCCAAGGCTCGGGCGACATCGTCTCGATAGCCCGCTCCGACGGCTTCATCGAGATCCCCATGCAGACACCGTCGGCCGCGGGGCCTTGGCCGTTCTATCCCTGGACCTGA